A window from Pagrus major chromosome 4, Pma_NU_1.0 encodes these proteins:
- the ctr9 gene encoding RNA polymerase-associated protein CTR9 homolog produces the protein MSRGSIEIPLRDTDEVIELDFDQLPEGDEVISILKQEHTQLHIWIALALEYYKQGKTEDFVKLLEAARIDGNLDYRDHEKDQMTCLDTLAAYYVQQARKEKNKDAKKELITQATLLYTMADKIIMYDQNHLLGRACFCLLEGDKMDQADAQFHFVLNQSTNNIPALLGKACISFNKKDYRGALAYYKKALRTNPGCPAEVRLGMGHCFVKLNKLEKARLAFGRALELNSKCVGALVGLAVLELNNKEADSIKNGVQLLSRAYTIDPSNPMVLNHLANHFFFKKDYSKVQHLALHAFHNTEVEAMQAESCYQLARSFHVQEDYDQAFQYYYQATQFASSTFVLPFFGLGQMYVYRRDKENAAQCFEKVLKAYPNNYETMKILGSLYATSDDQEKRDIAKGHLKKVTEQYPDDVEAWIELAQILEQTDIQGALSAYGTATRILQEKVQADVPPEILNNLGALHFRLGNLGEAKKYFLASLERAKAEGEHDEHYYNAISVTTSYNLARLYEAMCEFHEAEKLYKNILREHPNYVDCYLRLGAMARDKGNFYEASDWFKEALQINQDHPDAWSLIGNLHLAKQEWGPGQKKFERILKQPSTQNDTYSMLALGNVWLQTLHQPTRDREKEKRHQDRALAIYKQVLRNDSKNLYAANGIGAVLAHKGYFREARDVFAQVREATADISDVWLNLAHIYVEQKQYISAVQMYENCLKKFYKYQNTEVLLYLARALFKCGKLQECKQMLLKARHVAPSDTVLMFNVALVLQRLATLVLKDEKSNLKAVLSAVKELELAHRYFSYLSKAGDKMRFDLALAASEARQCSDLLSQAQYHVARARKQDEEEKELRAKQEQERDLLRQQLMKEQEEKRSREVEEQKKLLEQRALYVEKTKNLLTFAEGSKEMAKEKKKGGGGGGRRKKGADMDEFVNDDSDEDLPMKKKKKRRGGSGSEQEEGEDGEKKSRKKRRRPTKGGDDSDDEEGGSRPKKQRKPKERKKFEKPQPERLPPSLKGKIKSKAIISSSDSSSDEDGLKIAEDRQQRDSGSGSEEEGGGHRKRIASDSESDGGRNRSGSEAGSPRRSAGSDDDDSGSDRPVKKRRVQRQSDSEQSDNESKRSRSGSDDESRPGSPAAASDRGSDRGSDRGSERGSERGSDNEGSPRRSDNGSEPEASNNDDDSD, from the exons GTTATCGAGCTCGACTTTGACCAGCTGCCAGAAGGAGACGAGGTCATCAGTATCCTGAAACAGGAACATACACAGTTGCACATATGGATCGCTTTGGCG TTGGAGTACTACAAGCAGGGCAAAACAGAGGATTTTGTCAAGCTTTTAGAGGCAGCTCGTATTGATGGAAACCTCGACTACAGAGACCACGAGAAAGACCAGATGACCTGTCTGGACACATTAGCAGCTTACTATGTCCAGCAAGCAcgtaaagagaaaaacaaagatgccAAGAAAGAGCTCATCACACAGGCCACGCTGCTCTACACCATGGCAGACAAAATCATCATGTACGATCAG AACCATTTGCTGGGAAGAGCCTGTTTCTGCCTGCTGGAAGGAGACAAGATGGACCAGGCCGACGCTCAGTTCCACTTTGTACTCAATCAGTCCACCAACAACATCCCTGCTTTGCTTG GTAAGGCCTGCATCTCCTTCAATAAAAAGGATTACAGAGGAGCGCTGGCTTATTACAAAAAGGCTCTACGTACAAACCCCGGCTGCCCAG CTGAGGTACGGCTGGGAATGGGCCACTGTTTCGTCAAGCTCAACAAGCTGGAGAAGGCTCGTTTGGCTTTTGGTCGAGCCCTTGAGCTGAATTCAAAGTGTGTGGGAGCTCTTGTTGGTTTGGCAGTTTTAGAGCTCAACAACAAGGAGGCAGACTCCATCAAGAACGGTGTGCAGCTGCTGTCGCGGGCCTACACCATTGACCCCAGCAACCCAATGGTGCTCAACCACCTCGCCAACCACTTCTTCTTCAAAAAG GATTACAGTAAAGTGCAGCATCTGGCCCTCCACGCTTTCCATAACACAGAAGTCGAGGCCATGCAGGCTGAGAGCTGCTACCAGTTAGCTCGCTCATTTCACGTGCAG GAGGACTACGACCAAGCGTTTCAGTATTACTACCAGGCCACTCAGTTCGCCTCGTCCACCTTTGTGTTGCCCTTCTTTGGCCTGGGACAGATGTATGTGTATCGACGAGACAAGGAGAACGCAGCACAGTGCTTCGAGAAGGTTTTAAAGGCCTACCCCAACAACTACGAAACTATGAAAATTCTTGGGTCTCTCTACGCAACATCTGACGATCAGGAAAAGAGGGACATTGCTAAA GGTCATTTGAAGAAGGTGACAGAGCAGTACCCAGATGATGTGGAGGCGTGGATCGAGCTGGCTCAGATCCTGGAGCAGACCGACATTCAAGGAGCACTGTCGGCGTACGGCACAGCCACCCGCATCCTGCAGGAGAAAGTGCAGGCCGATGTCCCCCCTGAGATCCTCAACAACCTGGGCGCTCTTCACTTCAGACTGGGCAACCTTGGAGAGGCCAAG AAATACTTTCTTGCATCTCTGGAGAGGGCCAAAGCTGAAGGAGAGCATGACGAGCATTACTACAATGCCATTTCTGTCACCACGTCCTACAATCTGGCCCGCCTGTACGAGGCAATGTGCGAATTCCATGAAGCTGAGAAACTCTACAAAAACATCCTGAGGGAGCATCCCAACTACGTGGACT GTTATTTGCGTCTTGGAGCGATGGCTCGTGACAAAGGAAACTTCTATGAAGCTTCTGATTGGTTCAAAGAGGCCCTGCAGATTAATCAG GATCACCCAGACGCCTGGTCTCTGATAGGAAACCTTCACTTGGCCAAACAGGAATGGGGACCCGGCCAGAAGAAGTTTGAGCGTATTCTGAAGCAGCCGTCCACACAGAACGACACCTACTCCATGCTGGCTCTGGGTAACGTGTGGCTGCAGACTCTGCACCAGCCCACCAGAGACCGGGAAAAG gAAAAGAGACACCAGGATCGAGCCCTGGCGATATACAAACAAGTCCTGCGAAATGACTCCAAGAACCTCTACGCTGCCAATGGCATCG GTGCCGTCCTGGCCCACAAGGGCTACTTCAGAGAGGCTCGAGATGTGTTTGCGCAGGTGAGGGAGGCCACAGCAGACATCAGTGACGTCTGGCTGAACCTGGCTCACATCTATGTGGAACAGAAGCAGTACATCAGCGCTGTGCAGATG TATGAGAACTGCCTGAAGAAATTTTACAAATACCAGAACACTGAGGTGCTGCTGTACCTCGCAAGGGCGCTTTTCAAATGTGGGAAACTCCAAGAGTGCAAGCAGATGCTGCTGAAG GCCCGTCATGTGGCGCCCAGCGACACGGTGCTGATGTTCAACGTGGCTCTGGTGCTGCAGAGACTGGCCACTCTCGTGCTCAAAGATGAGAAGAGCAACTTGAAGGCTGTGCTTAGCGCCGTCAAAGAGCTTGAACTGGCTCACAG GTATTTCAGCTACCTCAGCAAGGCCGGAGACAAGATGAGGTTTGACCTCGCTCTCGCTGCTTCCGAGGCCAG GCAGTGCTCTGACCTGCTGAGTCAGGCTCAGTACCACGTGGCGAGAGCCAGAAagcaggatgaggaggagaaggagcttcGGGCCAAACAAGAACAGGAGAGGGACCTGCTGCGTCAGCAGTTGATGAAAGAACAG GAAGAAAAGCGgagcagagaggtggaggaacAGAAGAAGCTCCTGGAGCAGAGAGCATTGTACGTGGAGAAGACCAAGAACCTGCTCACCTTCGCCGAGGGATCAAAGGAAATGgccaaagagaagaagaagggaggcggtggaggaggaCGT CGTAAGAAAGGAGCTGACATGGATGAGTTTGTTAATGATGACTCCGATGAGGACCTGccaatgaagaagaagaagaagagaagagggggCAGCGGCAGCGAGCAGGAAGAGGGTGAGGACGGAGAGAAGAAGTCAcgcaagaagaggaggag ACCTACTAAAGGAGGagatgacagtgatgatgaggaAGGAGGATCACGGCCCAAGAAGCAGCGTAAACCCAAAGAACGCAAGAAGTTTGAAAAG CCTCAGCCTGAGCGTCTGCCACCTTCTCTCAAAGGAAAGATCAAGTCTAAGGCCATCATCTCTTCCTCTGACTCCTCTTCAGATGAGGATGGACTGAAAATAGCTGAAGACAG ACAACAAAGAGACAGCGGGTCAGGATCTGAGGAGGAGGGCGGCGGCCACAGGAAGCGCATTGCGTCCGACAGCGAGTCAGATGGTGGAAGGAACCGCTCTGGCAGCGAAGCAGGCAGCCCTCGTCGCTCTGCAGGCTCGGACGATGACGACTCCGGCAGCGACCGTCCAGTTAAGAAGAGGAGGGTGCAGCGACAGTCTGACTCGGAGCAGTCGGACAACGAAAGCAAGAGGAGTCGGTCAGGATCGGACGATGAGTCCCGGCCTGGTTCGCCCGCCGCAGCGTCTGACCGAGGATCAGACCGAGGATCAGACCGGGGATCTGAACGGGGCTCAGAACGGGGCTCAGACAACGAGGGCTCCCCACGGCGCTCTGACAACGGCTCTGAACCTGAAGCCTCCAACAACGATGATGACAGCGATTAA